From Ailuropoda melanoleuca isolate Jingjing unplaced genomic scaffold, ASM200744v2 unplaced-scaffold40098, whole genome shotgun sequence:
TGGTGACCTtgccagctccagctgccttcttgtcCACTGCTTTGATGACACCCACAGCAACCGTCTGTCTCGTGTCACGAACAGCAGAACGGCCCAGAGGAGGATAGTCAGAAAAGCTCTCAACACACATAGGCTTGCCAGGAACCATATCAACGATGACAAGATCACCAGATTTCAAGAACTTGGGGCCATCTCCCAGCTTTTTTCCAGAACAACGATCTATCTTCTCCCTCAGCTCAGCAAACTTGCAAGCAATGCGGGCTGTGTGACAATCCAGCACAGGTGCATATCCAGCACTGATTTGGCCTGGATGGTTCAGGATAATCACCCGAGCCCTGAAGCCAGCTGCTTCCATCGGTGGGTCATTTTTGCTGTCACCAGCCACATTGCCATGACGAACATCTTTGACAGATATGTTCCTGACACTGAAGCCCACATTGTCCCCAGCAAGAGCCTCACTCAAAGCTTCATGGTGAATTTCGGCAGACTTATCCTCGGTTGTAACATTGACTGGAGCAAAG
This genomic window contains:
- the LOC117799009 gene encoding elongation factor 1-alpha 1-like, whose translation is GRVETGVLKPGMVVTFAPVNVTTEDKSAEIHHEALSEALAGDNVGFSVRNISVKDVRHGNVAGDSKNDPPMEAAGFRARVIILNHPGQISAGYAPVLDCHTARIACKFAELREKIDRCSGKKLGDGPKFLKSGDLVIVDMVPGKPMCVESFSDYPPLGRSAVRDTRQTVAVGVIKAVDKKAAGAGK